Genomic DNA from Novipirellula galeiformis:
AAATGGAAATACCCAGCCTGTTTTACCGTTGACGATCAGATCGAACGCACAACCAATTTGGTCACTCACGATAGCAGGTAAGCCACACGCCATCGCTTCATTGACCACTAAACCCCAGGTTTCTCCATGGTCCGAAGGGAGCACCAAAGTGTCCGCAGCGACGTAGGCGTCCACGATCTCGCTCTGGTTCAAGAAACCAGCAAACGTGACAGGAAGAGATTTTGCCTCAGCGAATCGTTGGCATTCGCGGCGAAGTTCACCATCTCCAACCATCAATAAGTGCAGGTTCGAGGAGGAATGATACGCTTTTTCAAATGCATGTAGAAGTTCCAAAGGGTGTTTCTTTGTTTCAAACTTGCCACAAAAAAGAAGGCATAGGCTATCAGTTGGGATGCCCCAAGCGAGACGCAGTGTGTCACGTTGCGGTGCAGCAGCAGTCGCCGCCAAGGTGAAGCGATCATTCTCAACGCAGTAAGGCGCATCGAACATGCGAGAATCCAAAACGCCATAGTTGCGATAGAACTCTCGGTTCGCGGTACCGATCGGTAGAAAAGCATCAAATTGACGTACTAGCCGCTTTTGTACCGTCTTTTTCCACCATGCACGCGGTCGCAGTAGATTCGCCTCGCCGCGAACAATACAAGGGATTTGCAATCGTTTGCACGCCCAGAGCGTTTGCAAGCAGGTTTTGACGACCCAGCCATTGACGATCACCACGTCCGTTTTTCGCTGCTTGAGTTCGGCCGCAATGCCGGGGGTGTCACATCCTCGATAATGTGTGACTCCGGGATCTGCAGAAACATTCTTCAACACGCTGTACTGGTAACCTTCCAAGAGCGGAACGTCCCACTGGAAGTCGACGCTAAAGCCAGCTCCCTGGGCTGCCGCGTCGGGCAGCATCGCAAACAACACCTGGAACTCCATGTCGTCCCGCTGCGCCAAGTGCCGAAACACCGGAACTTGGTACTGAATGGGGTGACTTGTAACAAATGCCACACTTGGTTTGGACGTGCGGTTCACCGTTCGTCATCCGATATTGTCTGGATGAGTCGCGGTCCCGAAACTCGTAGCGCGATTGCGCCAATGAACGCTCTGGTTTCGCCAATGAATTTTACAGGGATCCACCAAGGATGCTTGAGATGAAATCGGGTGCAGACTTCGCGAACCATTCGCCGGCTGATGTAAGTCCAGCGTTTCAAACCGCGACCGTGCAGCAACGCGAAATAGTGGTCACCGATACCATGTTCTGGTGACATCGAAGTGAGGTGATTGCTGTTGCTGCGGGTACCACCGCGCGGTGCCCGCAGATGATAGATGCGTGCTTTCGGTAGAAACGCTATTTTGCCGCCCGACTTGCACAACCGCTTGCTGAATTCGTTGTCAAATCGATAGGCGACCGGAGGTGTGAAGTTCTCATCGAAGCCTCCAACTTGTAACGCGCGCTGGCGGCGGACGGTCATATTGCCCGACATCGCGTTTTCGATCATCGCGGGACGGTTCGAACGGAATCGAAAGTCGGCGTCGGCAAAGCAGCCGTTACTCTCGGTATGGACATAGTCGTCATCAGGATTCTCACCCGGCTGTAACACCTGCCCCGCGACTGCCCAGATTTCATCACTCGAGAAGCCGTCCATGTGAGCCGCAAGGAACCCGGAATCGATTCTGATATCGTCATCCAGAAAAAGTACGAACTCTTGGCTTGCTCGTCTCAAGGCCTCGTTCAACGCCCCGGGCTGAGACGCCTTGTCGAGTTGCAGCCAAACGATGTGATTGTCGTGATGCCACGCGGCGAGGTGCGCGGCTACCGACGGATCGTGCTCGGCAGATTGGTCAACGACCAGAATCTCGCTTGCGCGTGGGGTCTGGTCCAGCAGCATCTGGATAGTGTCCACGAGTACCTGTTCCCGGCCCAGTGTCGGAATGGCAATCGTGAGGGGAAGAGTCGACGTTGACATTGCTTAGGGATCGAGCCGCGAGCTTTGTTGTTCTTCAATTACCGCGACCAGTTCGCGGATTCCTTGAATCCTTGCGATCTGAGATTCCAATAGATGGATTTGAAAATGGCTTTCAACGTCCATGATCAGGTTGACCTGCTGCAGCGAATCCCAACCGTCGATTGAATCACGCGTGGTATCGATGCTGATCTGGTCCGCATCAACGCCGAACAGATCGCTGACGATTGATGCGACGGTATTCAGAATTTCGATTTGTTCGCTGCTCATGTCTGGCCCGGGGGTGTCACTGGAGGTACCCGCATCTTAATCCAGGCTGGCATTTCCACGCTACTTCTTTGCCCGCAATTCAATTCCCAGGCCCCGTTTGCAAAAACAAAACCGTGCTGATCGTAAAAATCCGCGCAAGGTGAATTCTTTGCGGTGGGAATGTACCTGCCGATAATCCTTTCACAGGACCTCAACCGCGCAATATCAATGATCTCAGTCAGCATTGCCGTTTCGATGTTTCGACCAATCACCCGACAGCTCATCAAAAGCGAATCGATCTCACACCCGTCCGGCTCGAACCGCAGAATCGCTACACCCACGATACCACTGTCGCCGAACCGGTCGGAGACTTGAAAGGCTAATACTTCTGACTCATTTGCCCGGCTGAGTTCATTGATTTGCTGGATCGAATAACGCCGCGTCGTCAAATTGAATTGATTTGTCTTCTGGGTCAACTGTGCGACTCGCTCCAGCATCGCCGCATCAGGATCGATCCGCTCGACGACCGTTTCCAGAGAGTGCAGGTATGTTTCCAAATCACTGGACTCTGCCTGAGCATCTCGCCGCGAACGCTGCTGCGCGTACATGCGACCGCGATTCTGATCATCCTGGCTGACCCATCGACGTTCAAAACCGATTTCATCACGAACGATAGCTGAATAGCCTGAGGCGTCTTTGCCGACGTCCAGTACACGGACTTGCGGCAATGCATGTCGCACCTGTTGCTGTTCAACCGGGTTGTCATCAAGAAACACAAAACTGTCAATTCCGACATTCAGTTCAGCTGCCAATGACTGCAGATTTGAGCTTTTGTTTTCCCAGTTGATACGCACGGCCGCGAAATGCTCCGGACGCAACAGCATATCCGGATGCTGCTGGATCACCTGCCATGCATCAGCATGATTGTTTTTGCTGCAGATCGCCAACAATACACCGCGATGGTGAAGATCAAGCAACGCTTGTTGTAGCTTTCGGTGTGGTTGTCCGGCAGGCGAATCGTCGAGTCGTATACCATCGTACCCGTCCTCGCCGACAACTCCGTGCCACATCGTGTTGTCCAGATCAACTACCAGAACTTTTTTGGCGGGCAAGCTCAAAGCTCCGATGTGCTTCAGCCAATGCTTTGCAAGCACGGCGACTGCATCGCTGGCCATGGGCAGTCGAATGGTTTGCCAGCGTTGTTCGTCATACCAACGTGACGCACCGAATCCATAAACCAAATGCTCCATGTCCAGCAGGCAAAATCCCGGACGCCGGTCGATTTCACATCGCAGAAATTGATTGATCCGCTGGATGCAATCACGCTGACCGCCCGGTCGTCCCGGGTCACCGATCCCGAGACACAGCAGCGGAGGTGGCTCGAGATTGTGGATTACCATGTATCCCGAATTGTGTTTGCGAAAGTGGTCCATCAGCGTTCCAAGCTCGTTGCAGACCCGATCGACGATCTTCTCGGTATCGGATTCTGTGCGGCTGGCGAATCCGTCCCACAATTCGGGGGCGACCACGCGCGTCAGCAATGCCAGGATTGTGACGTCCGCTTCAAAACGGTGGTAATCACTGCCCGGCGTCAACAGCTCTTGTGCATACGTATTGAACTGACCGAGAAATGGATCGATTCTCAATCGCTGTGTGTAAGCACT
This window encodes:
- a CDS encoding acyl carrier protein, translated to MSSEQIEILNTVASIVSDLFGVDADQISIDTTRDSIDGWDSLQQVNLIMDVESHFQIHLLESQIARIQGIRELVAVIEEQQSSRLDP
- a CDS encoding HAD-IIIC family phosphatase, whose translation is MEVNHFDKRARLAECKSQIAAALNDQNFSEVQLWLARAWDADPSAALSAWTKRTLDPVRDDFCLAGIKVAFLRAYTIEPAVALLTASAYTQRLRIDPFLGQFNTYAQELLTPGSDYHRFEADVTILALLTRVVAPELWDGFASRTESDTEKIVDRVCNELGTLMDHFRKHNSGYMVIHNLEPPPLLCLGIGDPGRPGGQRDCIQRINQFLRCEIDRRPGFCLLDMEHLVYGFGASRWYDEQRWQTIRLPMASDAVAVLAKHWLKHIGALSLPAKKVLVVDLDNTMWHGVVGEDGYDGIRLDDSPAGQPHRKLQQALLDLHHRGVLLAICSKNNHADAWQVIQQHPDMLLRPEHFAAVRINWENKSSNLQSLAAELNVGIDSFVFLDDNPVEQQQVRHALPQVRVLDVGKDASGYSAIVRDEIGFERRWVSQDDQNRGRMYAQQRSRRDAQAESSDLETYLHSLETVVERIDPDAAMLERVAQLTQKTNQFNLTTRRYSIQQINELSRANESEVLAFQVSDRFGDSGIVGVAILRFEPDGCEIDSLLMSCRVIGRNIETAMLTEIIDIARLRSCERIIGRYIPTAKNSPCADFYDQHGFVFANGAWELNCGQRSSVEMPAWIKMRVPPVTPPGQT
- a CDS encoding glycosyltransferase family 4 protein yields the protein MNRTSKPSVAFVTSHPIQYQVPVFRHLAQRDDMEFQVLFAMLPDAAAQGAGFSVDFQWDVPLLEGYQYSVLKNVSADPGVTHYRGCDTPGIAAELKQRKTDVVIVNGWVVKTCLQTLWACKRLQIPCIVRGEANLLRPRAWWKKTVQKRLVRQFDAFLPIGTANREFYRNYGVLDSRMFDAPYCVENDRFTLAATAAAPQRDTLRLAWGIPTDSLCLLFCGKFETKKHPLELLHAFEKAYHSSSNLHLLMVGDGELRRECQRFAEAKSLPVTFAGFLNQSEIVDAYVAADTLVLPSDHGETWGLVVNEAMACGLPAIVSDQIGCAFDLIVNGKTGWVFPFGQWDQLAELMVQVSVYPEQLQSMRAACQELISDYSPLVAAEGIVAATKQLTSAAHERKIKR
- a CDS encoding glycosyltransferase family 2 protein, with the translated sequence MSTSTLPLTIAIPTLGREQVLVDTIQMLLDQTPRASEILVVDQSAEHDPSVAAHLAAWHHDNHIVWLQLDKASQPGALNEALRRASQEFVLFLDDDIRIDSGFLAAHMDGFSSDEIWAVAGQVLQPGENPDDDYVHTESNGCFADADFRFRSNRPAMIENAMSGNMTVRRQRALQVGGFDENFTPPVAYRFDNEFSKRLCKSGGKIAFLPKARIYHLRAPRGGTRSNSNHLTSMSPEHGIGDHYFALLHGRGLKRWTYISRRMVREVCTRFHLKHPWWIPVKFIGETRAFIGAIALRVSGPRLIQTISDDER